One genomic segment of Clostridium estertheticum subsp. estertheticum includes these proteins:
- a CDS encoding ATPase gives MDVIKLLEYLQGIIESSSKIPVTGKAVINKREILDIIDQIINHLPDEFKKAQWVCDEKERILVDAKKQAKIFEEETVDKIRRRVEKQDLVKEALNRSEEIIASAQRDAKIMRLGAKDYADEILSQLDKEIELKGQKMLHEIKGDVQDFLILMQGEVTNTTTSIRENVKELRGMK, from the coding sequence ATGGATGTTATAAAGCTTTTAGAATATCTTCAAGGAATTATTGAGAGTTCGTCTAAAATACCTGTTACAGGTAAAGCAGTTATAAATAAGAGAGAAATATTAGATATAATTGATCAAATTATAAATCACTTGCCAGATGAATTTAAGAAGGCACAGTGGGTTTGTGATGAAAAAGAACGAATCTTAGTTGATGCAAAAAAACAAGCTAAGATTTTTGAGGAAGAGACAGTTGACAAAATAAGAAGAAGAGTTGAAAAACAAGATTTAGTTAAAGAAGCATTAAATCGATCTGAAGAAATTATAGCTTCAGCCCAAAGAGATGCTAAAATCATGAGACTCGGAGCCAAGGATTATGCGGATGAAATATTATCCCAATTGGATAAAGAAATTGAATTAAAAGGACAGAAAATGCTTCATGAAATTAAAGGTGATGTTCAAGACTTCTTAATACTTATGCAGGGGGAAGTTACCAATACTACAACATCAATAAGGGAAAATGTAAAGGAATTAAGAGGTATGAAATAA
- the coaD gene encoding pantetheine-phosphate adenylyltransferase, with translation MKKAICPGSFDPITNGHLDIIERASKVFNELIVGVVVNPAKKCLFSVDERVAQIKNVVKDLPNVRVEKFSGLLVNLMNKEDARVIVKGLRSVSDFEYEFQMAAMNNKLDPSKETVFMMTKTEYCYISSTSVKQVAMLGGSIKGLVPEEIIPEIIRKFNSK, from the coding sequence ATGAAAAAAGCAATTTGTCCTGGAAGTTTTGATCCAATAACAAATGGACATTTAGACATTATTGAGAGGGCGTCAAAAGTATTTAATGAATTGATTGTAGGAGTAGTGGTCAATCCTGCGAAAAAATGTCTATTTTCAGTAGATGAGAGGGTAGCACAAATAAAAAACGTAGTGAAAGATTTGCCTAATGTACGTGTGGAGAAGTTTAGTGGTTTACTTGTTAATCTTATGAATAAAGAGGATGCTAGGGTTATTGTTAAAGGTCTTAGAAGTGTTTCTGATTTTGAATATGAGTTTCAAATGGCAGCAATGAATAATAAGCTTGATCCAAGTAAGGAGACGGTGTTTATGATGACAAAAACGGAGTATTGTTATATAAGTTCTACGTCAGTTAAACAGGTTGCAATGCTTGGAGGATCTATTAAAGGGTTAGTACCTGAGGAAATCATTCCAGAGATTATTAGGAAATTTAATTCTAAATAG
- the ylbJ gene encoding sporulation integral membrane protein YlbJ codes for MKLLLVILLISILFLLFKLFKTLKINLSVTLICSLIIVQIILAPNICIQYTISGAKLFFNAIFPSLFPFLVVINIIIGYDGIHIYSKLLGNLICRPLKLPKECNFALLVSVLCGYPLGARYTCDLYEKNIIDLNSCERLLNIASNASPLFILGSVGTAMMFNPKLGYILLLSNILSCIFMGLIIPSKDYAFKIKYRGSNFSKAESSSLNIGIILKNSIEDAIKNTLSIGGFIVIFSVITGIIKDNVIFNIVINKLSLIIGASSNFIEGILLGMLEMTNGCYLISSSHSNLYVKLAVLSFLIAFSGLSIISQVYSYTYKYTVSIKKYITRKFFQGIISSILTIILYYIFLNISSIFTFNNMSLYKNCDLYLIILIILIIPSLLITIIKLFHTS; via the coding sequence TTGAAATTACTATTAGTTATATTATTAATCTCTATATTATTTTTATTATTTAAGTTATTTAAAACTTTAAAAATAAATTTATCTGTGACACTGATTTGTTCCCTTATTATTGTTCAAATAATATTAGCTCCGAATATTTGTATTCAATACACTATTTCTGGCGCAAAATTATTTTTCAATGCAATTTTTCCATCTCTTTTCCCATTTTTAGTTGTAATAAATATTATAATAGGTTACGACGGTATTCACATTTATTCTAAATTACTAGGTAATTTAATATGTAGGCCATTAAAATTGCCAAAAGAATGTAACTTTGCACTTTTAGTTAGTGTATTATGTGGATATCCACTGGGTGCACGGTATACTTGCGATTTATATGAAAAAAACATAATTGATTTAAATTCATGTGAAAGATTATTAAATATTGCTTCTAATGCAAGCCCACTTTTTATTTTAGGATCAGTAGGCACAGCTATGATGTTTAATCCTAAATTGGGTTATATACTATTGTTATCTAATATTTTGTCATGTATTTTTATGGGATTGATTATTCCCTCGAAAGATTATGCTTTTAAAATCAAGTATAGAGGTAGTAATTTTTCTAAAGCTGAGTCAAGCAGCCTAAATATCGGTATTATATTAAAAAACAGTATTGAAGATGCTATTAAAAACACGCTAAGTATAGGTGGTTTTATTGTGATATTCTCAGTAATAACAGGCATAATTAAAGACAATGTCATATTTAACATTGTCATAAATAAGTTGTCTTTAATTATTGGTGCTTCAAGTAATTTTATAGAAGGTATATTACTTGGAATGCTTGAGATGACCAATGGATGCTATTTAATATCCTCTAGCCATTCTAATCTTTATGTAAAACTTGCAGTTTTGAGTTTTTTAATTGCTTTTAGTGGTCTATCTATTATTTCTCAAGTGTATAGCTATACATATAAATATACTGTATCAATAAAAAAATATATTACGAGAAAATTTTTTCAAGGTATAATCTCTTCGATTTTAACAATAATATTATATTATATTTTTTTAAATATTTCATCTATTTTTACTTTTAATAATATGAGTCTATATAAAAATTGTGATTTATACTTAATAATTTTAATAATTTTAATTATACCATCATTACTTATAACTATAATTAAATTATTTCATACCTCTTAA
- the acpP gene encoding acyl carrier protein, which produces MFEEIRACISSQLNIDEEEIKIESSFMNDLGADSLDIVELIMELEEKYDIEIPDEDVEKIATVGDIVEYIKAHSEE; this is translated from the coding sequence ATGTTTGAAGAAATTAGAGCGTGCATATCTTCACAATTAAATATAGATGAGGAAGAAATAAAAATAGAATCATCTTTTATGAATGATTTAGGTGCAGATTCGCTTGATATTGTAGAATTAATTATGGAACTTGAGGAAAAATATGATATAGAAATTCCGGATGAAGATGTTGAAAAAATTGCCACTGTTGGTGATATAGTAGAATATATTAAAGCTCATTCTGAGGAATAA
- the pta gene encoding phosphate acetyltransferase has protein sequence MTFIEKMHKMAQTDIKRIVLPEGEEERTIKASEILKNNSLAEVILIGDASIIQNKAAELSVNICGIEIVDPKNSEKTEVYAKEFYELRKNKGMTIEKAAETMKDCVYFGTMMLKMGEADGMVSGAVHYTGDLLRPGMQIVKTAPGIKVISSFFIMELPHDEYGEDGLLLFADSAVNINPTAEELAAIAISTADNAKLLCGFEPKVAMLSFSTMGSAKHEKVDKVVKATEIAKNARPDLQIDGELQLDAAIVASVAKQKAPNSTVAGKANVLIFPDIQSGNIGYKLVQRFARAKAIGPVCQGFAKPINDLSRGCSVDDIVNVVAVTAVQAQIQK, from the coding sequence ATGACATTTATAGAAAAAATGCATAAAATGGCACAAACAGACATAAAAAGGATAGTACTTCCAGAAGGTGAGGAAGAAAGGACTATAAAAGCTAGTGAAATTCTTAAAAACAATTCATTAGCCGAAGTAATATTAATAGGTGATGCAAGTATAATACAAAATAAAGCCGCTGAACTTTCAGTAAATATTTGCGGTATAGAAATTGTAGATCCAAAAAATTCTGAAAAAACTGAGGTTTATGCAAAGGAATTTTATGAGTTAAGAAAAAATAAAGGAATGACTATAGAAAAAGCGGCTGAGACTATGAAGGATTGTGTGTATTTTGGAACTATGATGCTTAAGATGGGAGAAGCTGATGGAATGGTTTCAGGAGCAGTTCATTATACAGGAGATTTACTTAGACCTGGAATGCAAATAGTTAAAACTGCACCAGGAATTAAGGTTATTTCAAGCTTTTTTATAATGGAATTGCCTCATGATGAATATGGAGAAGACGGACTGCTTTTATTTGCAGATTCTGCTGTTAATATAAACCCTACGGCAGAAGAATTAGCAGCTATTGCTATTAGCACTGCAGATAATGCAAAATTATTATGTGGTTTTGAACCTAAAGTTGCGATGCTTTCTTTTTCAACTATGGGCAGTGCAAAACATGAAAAAGTTGATAAAGTCGTGAAGGCTACTGAAATAGCAAAGAATGCTAGACCCGATTTACAAATTGATGGAGAACTTCAGTTAGATGCAGCTATTGTTGCTAGCGTAGCAAAACAAAAAGCACCAAATAGTACTGTGGCTGGAAAGGCAAATGTTTTAATATTTCCAGATATACAATCTGGAAATATTGGATATAAATTAGTGCAAAGATTTGCGAGGGCAAAAGCTATTGGACCAGTTTGTCAAGGATTTGCAAAGCCTATAAATGATTTATCAAGAGGATGTAGTGTGGATGATATAGTTAATGTTGTTGCAGTAACAGCAGTTCAAGCTCAAATTCAAAAATAA
- a CDS encoding nucleotidyltransferase gives MNVSGIIVEYNPLHNGHVYHINKTKELTNCDVLIGVMSGNFTQRGIPSSIDKWTKTRMALNNGIDLVIELPAIYSVSSAEFFAQGAVSLLNSLGIVDNICFGSEHGDINDIYNIANILLNEPIEFKLMLKIYLSKGITYPLARANALYDYLKNSNMIISNLLLGNFLNSSNNILGIEYCKSLIKLNSSITPYTLKRKGASYNSNFINNEFSSATAIRKFVKENGISTNLKDYVPLSVLTEIKDLYSKDNKFIFEDSMFPYIKYKSATSKNSLINLPDVSEGLDNKIIKSLQNNFTYESALEDIKSKRYTYSRISRILCQYFIGFDNFDTTRLRSEPCPYARVLGFNSKGKSILKSIKSNSSIPLYTKISKKFNDTLSLDIRSTMAYSILNKSIDPSSDYLISPIIIK, from the coding sequence ATGAATGTTTCAGGTATAATCGTTGAATATAATCCACTGCATAATGGTCATGTATATCATATTAATAAAACCAAGGAACTTACAAATTGCGATGTTTTAATTGGTGTTATGAGTGGTAATTTTACTCAACGTGGAATTCCATCGAGTATTGACAAATGGACAAAAACTAGAATGGCTTTAAACAACGGAATAGATTTAGTAATAGAATTACCAGCTATCTACAGTGTGTCTTCAGCAGAATTTTTTGCACAGGGAGCTGTCAGTCTTTTAAACAGCTTAGGAATAGTAGATAACATTTGCTTTGGTAGTGAACATGGTGACATTAATGATATATATAATATTGCAAATATACTACTTAATGAACCTATTGAATTTAAATTAATGTTAAAAATATATCTATCCAAAGGTATTACCTACCCCTTAGCAAGAGCTAATGCACTTTATGACTATTTGAAAAATTCAAACATGATCATATCAAACTTATTATTAGGTAATTTCTTAAATTCTTCTAATAATATACTAGGTATCGAGTATTGTAAAAGCTTAATAAAGCTCAATAGTTCAATCACACCTTATACCTTAAAAAGAAAAGGTGCATCTTACAACAGTAATTTTATAAATAATGAATTTTCAAGTGCAACTGCTATAAGAAAATTTGTAAAAGAAAATGGTATTTCAACAAATTTGAAAGATTATGTACCACTATCAGTATTAACTGAAATTAAAGATCTATACTCAAAAGATAACAAGTTTATATTTGAAGATTCTATGTTCCCGTACATTAAATATAAATCGGCTACATCAAAAAACTCCTTAATAAATTTGCCAGATGTATCTGAGGGGCTTGATAATAAAATTATTAAATCCTTACAAAATAATTTCACCTACGAAAGTGCGCTCGAAGATATAAAAAGCAAACGTTACACCTATAGCCGAATCAGCAGAATATTATGCCAATATTTTATAGGCTTTGATAATTTTGATACTACGAGGCTAAGATCAGAGCCTTGCCCTTATGCTCGAGTTTTAGGATTTAACTCAAAAGGAAAATCAATTTTAAAATCTATAAAATCAAACAGCAGCATTCCACTTTATACTAAGATCTCTAAAAAATTTAATGACACCTTAAGTCTTGACATTCGATCTACAATGGCTTACAGCATCTTAAATAAAAGCATAGATCCCAGTAGCGACTATTTAATATCCCCCATTATAATAAAATAA
- the plsX gene encoding phosphate acyltransferase PlsX — MVVVVDGMGGDFCPNAVVEGCIAAIKEYNIEILITGSEELIREELKKHTYDTNKIKIINTTEVIDVGEHPVMAVKRKKDSSLVKALNLVKNGEADAIISAGSTGAFLAGCTLIVGRIKGINRPALAPVMPGKKMPFMIIDCGANAECKPNYLLQFGLMGKIYFENILKVVNPSVGLVNIGSEEEKGNELSKATFKLLKEANLNFVGNVEAREIPTGDVNVLVCDGFTGNVILKLYEGTVATIFDLLKTNIMASVRTKIGGMLLKPVFKKFKKDFDYKEYGGAAFLGVNGICIKAHGSSDAKAFKNAIKQATIFYDNNVVDKLKLEIEKLTDEKA; from the coding sequence ATGGTAGTTGTTGTAGATGGGATGGGTGGAGATTTCTGTCCAAATGCTGTGGTTGAAGGTTGTATTGCAGCTATAAAAGAATACAATATAGAAATATTAATAACTGGTAGTGAAGAATTAATAAGAGAAGAGTTAAAAAAGCATACCTATGATACTAATAAAATAAAAATTATTAATACTACAGAAGTTATTGATGTAGGTGAGCATCCGGTAATGGCTGTTAAGCGTAAAAAAGATTCTAGTTTAGTAAAGGCCTTAAATCTTGTGAAAAATGGAGAGGCAGATGCCATTATTTCAGCGGGAAGTACAGGCGCATTTTTGGCTGGATGTACACTTATAGTTGGAAGAATAAAGGGGATAAATAGACCGGCACTCGCACCAGTAATGCCAGGTAAAAAAATGCCTTTTATGATTATTGATTGTGGAGCAAATGCAGAATGTAAACCTAATTATTTATTGCAATTTGGACTTATGGGAAAAATATATTTTGAAAATATTTTAAAGGTAGTTAATCCATCTGTAGGCCTTGTAAATATAGGGAGTGAAGAAGAAAAGGGTAATGAACTTTCTAAAGCAACGTTTAAGTTGTTGAAGGAAGCAAATTTAAATTTTGTAGGCAATGTGGAAGCTAGAGAAATTCCAACTGGGGATGTTAATGTTTTAGTATGTGATGGGTTCACTGGAAATGTAATTTTAAAATTATATGAAGGTACTGTTGCTACAATATTTGATTTATTAAAAACAAATATAATGGCATCAGTTAGAACTAAGATTGGTGGTATGTTATTAAAACCAGTTTTTAAAAAGTTTAAAAAAGACTTCGATTATAAAGAATATGGTGGAGCTGCATTTCTTGGAGTAAATGGTATTTGCATAAAAGCTCATGGAAGTTCAGATGCCAAAGCTTTTAAAAATGCAATTAAACAGGCAACAATATTTTATGATAATAATGTTGTTGACAAATTAAAACTAGAAATTGAAAAGCTAACAGATGAAAAAGCATAA
- the rpmF gene encoding 50S ribosomal protein L32 gives MGNPARKFSKGRRDSRRAQTFKLGLPGIVECPQCHDMKLAHRVCKNCGYYKNREVVSMEQK, from the coding sequence ATGGGAAATCCTGCTAGAAAATTTTCTAAAGGTAGAAGAGATTCTCGAAGAGCGCAAACATTTAAACTTGGTTTACCAGGAATAGTTGAATGTCCTCAATGCCACGATATGAAGCTTGCTCACAGAGTATGTAAAAACTGTGGATATTACAAAAATAGAGAAGTCGTTTCAATGGAACAAAAATAA
- a CDS encoding elongator complex protein 3, with amino-acid sequence MSNLHYIIPIFVPHEGCPHECVFCNQDSITGTKSKVDAMYVEKTINEYLETIKNDAIIEVSFFGGTFTAIKIEKQIELLTVAKKFKDNNKIKYIRLSTRPDYIDDNILKNLKKYSVDIIELGVQSMDEEVLLKSGRGHTASDVEYASKLIRQYGFTLGHQIMIGLPGDNVTKDIETTKRVIDLKPDICRIYPALVIKNTQMEKMYIEHKFKPYSLSEAVNISKIIYIMLTQNKINVIRIGLQPTSEISEGHDLVAGPFHPAFRELVEGSVYSDLIYDVIMNSFNKEVIHDKALVKINPKDISKLYANGKIYFNELKNRLKTISIDVSQDITVKRGSLSIKIKEQCIIMTIYEYVSIKYKKNSDLV; translated from the coding sequence ATGAGTAATTTGCATTACATTATTCCAATATTTGTTCCACATGAAGGGTGTCCCCATGAGTGTGTGTTTTGCAATCAAGATAGTATAACAGGCACAAAATCGAAAGTCGATGCAATGTATGTGGAAAAAACAATAAATGAATACCTTGAAACCATAAAGAATGATGCTATTATTGAAGTATCCTTTTTTGGAGGAACATTTACAGCTATAAAAATAGAAAAACAAATAGAATTATTAACTGTTGCTAAAAAGTTTAAAGATAATAATAAAATAAAATACATTAGGTTATCTACAAGACCAGATTACATTGATGATAATATATTAAAAAATTTAAAAAAGTACTCTGTAGATATTATAGAACTTGGAGTCCAATCTATGGATGAAGAGGTACTATTAAAATCTGGACGGGGTCATACTGCGTCAGATGTAGAATATGCATCTAAGCTAATAAGGCAATATGGTTTCACTTTAGGACATCAAATAATGATAGGACTTCCAGGAGATAATGTAACTAAAGATATTGAGACAACTAAAAGAGTTATTGATCTTAAGCCAGATATTTGCCGTATATATCCTGCTCTTGTGATTAAAAACACTCAAATGGAAAAAATGTACATAGAGCATAAATTTAAACCTTATTCACTAAGTGAGGCGGTAAATATAAGTAAGATTATTTATATTATGTTGACCCAAAATAAAATAAATGTTATTAGAATAGGATTACAACCTACAAGTGAGATATCAGAGGGACATGATCTTGTTGCGGGACCATTTCATCCTGCATTTAGAGAGCTGGTTGAGGGTAGCGTATATAGTGATTTAATATATGATGTTATCATGAATAGTTTTAATAAAGAAGTTATTCATGATAAGGCTTTAGTGAAAATTAATCCAAAAGATATTTCAAAACTTTATGCTAATGGAAAAATTTATTTTAATGAACTAAAAAATAGATTAAAAACAATTTCTATAGATGTATCTCAAGATATTACAGTTAAACGTGGAAGTCTTAGCATAAAAATAAAAGAACAGTGTATTATTATGACTATATATGAGTATGTGTCTATAAAGTATAAAAAAAATTCTGATTTAGTGTAA
- a CDS encoding acetate/propionate family kinase, producing the protein MKILVINCGSSSLKYQLIDMENEQCVALGLVERIATKKSILTQKVDGKKYIIEEPMENHTDAIRVVLGALVDHEHGVIKDLSEIGAVGHRVVHGGEKYANSVILNDEVMKGLEECTKLAPLHNPANIIGINACKALMPNTKMVAVFDTAFHQTIPEVAYIYPLPYRLYTDHSVRKYGFHGTSHKYVSDKAAEMMGKDIKKLKLITCHLGNGASISAIQNGKSVETSMGFTPLEGMAMGTRCGSIDPAIVIYMMKELKLTVDEVDNLMNKESGLLGISGVSSDFRDVNSAATNDGNQRAQLAIDIFCYKAKKFIGAYAAVMGGVDAIIFTAGLGENSSRIREGVCAGLEFLGAVLDKSKNNVSGIEAEVNTDDSKTKILVIPTNEELVIARDTMALIK; encoded by the coding sequence ATGAAAATATTAGTTATAAACTGTGGAAGTTCATCGCTTAAGTACCAATTAATAGATATGGAAAATGAACAATGTGTAGCCCTTGGATTAGTTGAGAGAATAGCAACAAAGAAATCAATATTAACTCAAAAGGTTGATGGAAAGAAATACATAATTGAAGAGCCAATGGAAAATCATACAGATGCTATTAGAGTGGTACTTGGAGCACTTGTAGATCACGAACATGGAGTTATTAAAGATTTATCTGAAATAGGTGCAGTAGGACATAGAGTAGTTCATGGTGGAGAAAAGTATGCAAATTCAGTTATACTTAATGATGAAGTAATGAAAGGTTTAGAAGAGTGTACAAAACTTGCACCTCTTCACAATCCAGCTAATATAATTGGAATTAATGCTTGCAAAGCATTGATGCCAAATACGAAAATGGTGGCGGTATTTGATACTGCATTCCATCAAACAATTCCAGAGGTCGCATATATATACCCACTTCCATATCGGCTTTATACTGACCATAGTGTTAGAAAATATGGATTTCATGGAACGTCTCACAAATATGTTTCAGATAAAGCTGCAGAAATGATGGGTAAGGATATAAAAAAATTAAAATTAATAACTTGTCATTTAGGAAATGGAGCAAGTATTTCTGCGATTCAAAATGGTAAGTCAGTAGAGACGAGTATGGGATTCACTCCACTTGAAGGAATGGCTATGGGCACTAGATGTGGAAGTATAGATCCAGCTATAGTAATATATATGATGAAAGAATTGAAATTAACAGTTGATGAAGTAGATAACTTAATGAACAAAGAGTCAGGTCTTTTAGGTATATCAGGAGTAAGTAGTGACTTTAGAGATGTAAATTCAGCTGCAACAAATGATGGAAATCAAAGAGCCCAACTCGCAATTGATATATTTTGTTATAAAGCTAAGAAATTTATAGGTGCATATGCAGCAGTAATGGGCGGAGTAGATGCAATTATATTTACTGCCGGACTTGGTGAAAATTCTTCTAGAATAAGAGAGGGAGTATGCGCGGGACTAGAATTTTTGGGAGCAGTTTTAGATAAGTCAAAAAATAATGTTTCAGGAATTGAAGCAGAAGTAAACACAGATGATTCGAAAACTAAAATATTAGTTATACCAACGAATGAAGAACTAGTAATTGCAAGAGACACTATGGCTCTTATAAAATAA
- the rsmD gene encoding 16S rRNA (guanine(966)-N(2))-methyltransferase RsmD gives MRIISGSARGRKLLSPVGMGTRPTLDRIKEAIFNIIQNRVRDAVVVDMFSGTGSLGLEAASRGAAKCYLIDMGDTTFEMLQSNVDNLKFNDICKCLKGDTYKYMEQFANEGIVFDLIFIDPPYAKDMIPPAIEIISSNSLLSKEGLIVCKIDSSEEIYEGNGIIHLSDSRKYGNTTVLFYKYKGTNN, from the coding sequence ATGAGAATTATATCGGGAAGTGCAAGAGGAAGAAAGTTATTGTCACCTGTTGGGATGGGAACGAGGCCAACATTAGATAGAATAAAAGAAGCTATATTTAATATAATTCAAAATAGAGTACGTGATGCTGTAGTTGTGGATATGTTCTCAGGTACAGGTAGCTTAGGACTAGAGGCAGCAAGTAGGGGAGCAGCTAAATGCTACCTTATTGATATGGGTGATACTACCTTTGAAATGTTACAAAGTAATGTAGATAATTTAAAGTTTAATGATATATGTAAATGCTTAAAAGGTGATACGTATAAATACATGGAGCAGTTTGCAAATGAAGGAATTGTGTTTGATTTAATTTTTATAGATCCACCATATGCAAAAGATATGATCCCGCCTGCTATTGAAATAATTTCTAGCAATAGTCTTTTAAGTAAAGAGGGGCTTATAGTCTGTAAAATAGATTCATCTGAAGAAATATATGAAGGCAATGGTATTATTCATCTGTCTGATTCAAGAAAATATGGAAACACTACTGTATTGTTTTATAAATATAAGGGGACTAATAATTAA
- the rnc gene encoding ribonuclease III gives MKNDIQLQELENKLKLNFSDKDLLKIAITHSSYANQKKKVEFNERLEFLGDSVLQLIISEHLYSRFTQKPEGYLTKIRSLIVCENSLCDIANSWELGLYMNMSKGEEITGGRNRVSILADCVEAVLAAIYLDKGIEYSKEFILNNFKTTIEKAINNEIILDYKTKLQEIFQQNGEVNIRYELVKFEGPPHRRKFFVNILINDCVKGSGQGFSKKEAEQNAAKEVMVNKDDVHE, from the coding sequence ATGAAAAATGATATACAATTACAGGAACTTGAAAATAAGCTGAAATTAAATTTTAGCGATAAGGATTTATTGAAAATTGCAATTACCCATAGTTCTTACGCAAATCAAAAAAAGAAGGTTGAGTTTAATGAAAGACTCGAGTTCTTAGGGGATTCCGTATTACAGCTTATAATATCTGAACACTTATATAGTCGTTTTACGCAGAAACCTGAAGGTTATTTAACTAAAATCAGGTCACTTATAGTGTGCGAAAATTCACTTTGTGATATAGCCAATAGTTGGGAACTTGGTTTATATATGAACATGAGTAAAGGTGAAGAAATTACTGGCGGTAGAAATAGAGTGTCAATACTTGCTGATTGTGTTGAAGCAGTACTTGCTGCTATATATTTGGATAAAGGTATAGAGTATTCTAAGGAGTTTATACTTAATAACTTTAAAACAACTATTGAGAAAGCAATTAATAATGAGATAATTTTAGATTATAAGACAAAACTTCAAGAGATATTTCAGCAAAATGGAGAAGTGAATATACGTTATGAACTTGTAAAATTTGAAGGCCCACCTCATAGACGGAAGTTTTTTGTTAATATTTTGATAAATGATTGTGTAAAAGGTTCAGGGCAAGGGTTTAGCAAAAAAGAAGCAGAACAAAATGCAGCTAAAGAGGTTATGGTAAATAAGGATGATGTTCATGAGTAA
- a CDS encoding YceD family protein: MVIDVSELFSNKKARKEIDLDLEKAKFCYDNEFIQFSKPVKMHLTLKSNDDDIDLTGSIDTELLLACSRCLETFSYLIHIELNERLSKTLKSEDEDIIFIEDDRLDLNEIVENNIISILPIKRLCNKDCKGLCHQCGINLNHNTCNCVIDDIDPRLAKLKNLFSTD; encoded by the coding sequence ATGGTAATAGACGTTTCAGAATTATTTAGTAATAAAAAAGCAAGAAAAGAAATTGATTTAGATTTAGAAAAAGCTAAGTTTTGCTATGATAATGAATTTATACAATTTTCTAAACCAGTTAAAATGCATTTGACTTTAAAATCTAACGATGATGATATAGATTTAACTGGAAGTATTGATACAGAACTATTACTTGCTTGTTCTAGGTGTCTTGAGACCTTTTCTTATTTAATACATATTGAATTAAATGAAAGATTGTCGAAAACTCTAAAGAGTGAAGATGAGGATATTATTTTTATTGAAGATGATAGATTAGATTTAAATGAGATTGTGGAAAATAATATCATTTCTATTCTGCCTATAAAAAGACTTTGTAATAAAGATTGTAAAGGCTTATGCCATCAGTGTGGAATCAATTTAAATCATAATACATGTAATTGTGTTATTGATGATATTGATCCAAGGTTGGCAAAATTAAAAAATTTGTTTTCAACTGATTAA